Proteins encoded by one window of Juglans regia cultivar Chandler chromosome 15, Walnut 2.0, whole genome shotgun sequence:
- the LOC108999057 gene encoding ankyrin repeat-containing protein ITN1-like codes for MIPEQLELKNNQNCTALFYAAQSDIVIIAEVIVKKNNNLPLIPKDDIQSLPLYEAIKTGNRDMVSYLYFVTHIQDLASQDHINLLNTTISTDLYDTAHKILDTLKLEPGEKELLWKPLEMLARKPSEIGNKSQPSVSWKRCLNSCFRGRFCNKALMQASAHQLVDLLEELRDDKNFSSTAAADKHMMKLLVEAAKVGNLEFLIILIRSYPDLIWQVDEGYGSLFHVAIKHRQERVFNLIYEIGVLKDNLASLYAEGNKSMLHLAGELPSTDRLNIVSGAALQMQRELLWFQEIEKIVPKSLYRVKYEDINSGQKQKTPREIFMKNHEDLQKKGEKWMKNTANSCMLVATLIATLVFPAAFTIPGGNNEDTGIPIFMESNWFTVFFVSDAVAMLFSSSSILIFLTILTSRYTEKDFLVSLPRRLALGLATLLISIIGMMIAFTAAYFLVFKSKCFDPYNCCGGYCPNLFVCYPRLWPLVGYILLSILFK; via the exons ATGATACCGGAACAATTAGAATtgaaaaacaaccaaaactgCACCGCCCTTTTTTATGCCGCTCAATCAGATATCGTAATAATTGCAGAGGTGATAgtgaaaaaaaacaacaatctGCCATTGATCCCCAAGGATGACATCCAATCTTTACCACTTTACGAGGCAATAAAGACTGGAAATAGAGACATGGTGTCGTATTTATACTTTGTGACTCATATTCAAGACTTGGCTTCTCAGGATCACATTAATCTCCTTAACACTACTATTTCCACCGATTTGTATG ATACGGCACACAAAATTCTGGATACTCTAAAGTTAGAACCTGGAGAGAAGGAACTTCTTTGGAAACCATTGGAAATGTTGGCCAGAAAACCTTCGGAAATTGGCAACAAAAGTCAGCCATCAGTATCATGGAAAAGATGCTTAAACTCCT GCTTCAGAGGTCGGTTCTGCAACAAAGCTTTGATGCAAGCATCAGCCCATCAATTAGTTGACCTTTTGGAAGAACTCAGAGATGATAAAAATTTCTCGTCAACTGCGGCTGCTGACAAGCATATGATGAAACTACTTGTTGAAGCTGCAAAAGTAGGGAACCTTGAATTTCTAATTATACTCATACGATCTTATCCTGATCTCATATGGCAAGTTGACGAAGGATATGGAAGTTTATTTCACGTTGCTATTAAACATCGACAAGAGcgtgtttttaatttaatatatgagaTAGGTGTTTTGAAGGACAACCTTGCGAGCTTGTATGCCGAAGGGAATAAGTCCATGCTGCACTTAGCTGGAGAATTGCCCTCTACAGATCGACTGAATATCGTATCAGGAGCAGCTCTTCAAATGCAACGAGAGTTGTTGTGGTTTCAA GAGATTGAAAAGATCGTGCCGAAGTCATTATATCGTGTGAAGTACGAGGATATCAATAGtggacaaaaacaaaaaacacctAGGGAGATATTTATGAAGAACCACGAAGACCTGCAGAAGAAAGGTGAAAAGTGGATGAAGAACACGGCAAACTCTTGCATGCTCGTGGCAACACTGATTGCCACTTTGGTTTTTCCAGCGGCCTTCACAATACCGGGTGGCAACAATGAAGACACAGGCATTCCTATATTTATGGAAAGCAACTGGTTTACGGTATTTTTCGTATCAGATGCAGTAGCAATGTTATTCTCTTCGTCTTCGATATTAATTTTCTTGACAATTCTCACGTCACGCTACACGGAAAAGGATTTTCTCGTATCATTACCTCGTAGGTTGGCCTTGGGACTTGCTACACTTTTAATCTCAATAATAGGCATGATGATAGCCTTCACTGCAGCCTATTTTTTGGTATTTAAAAGCAAGTGCTTCGATCCGTATAATTGTTGCGGCGGCTACTGTCccaatttgtttgtttgttatcCTAGATTATGGCCTCTAGTTGGATATATTCTACTCAGCATTCTGTTCAAATAG
- the LOC108999040 gene encoding cyclin-A1-4-like: MSTHNHDPPPSSSSSSAKMPPVSDNPTGKLTAAAKKRPALADVTNQRNGSKSNSRTLLPQSRPLVPCVAKIAKTKKKVSACSDNTGFLEKTLPSSLGLKSSVFVLSEDKCFPGSDQSVASVAADSAPRGVEVGLCALNSITRAPRGMDISPSSSASGCISLDESMSTCESLKSPEFEYIDNEDASAVRLIERKTSNSLFISDNAEKTGNVCEIGMLVEMETFDQVVDIDNNVMDPQCCATIACDIYKHLRVSEANKSPSTDFMERIQKDINASMRAVLIDWLVEVAEEYRLLPDTLFLTVNYIDRYLSGNVVNRQRLQLLGVACMMIAAKYEEICAPSVDEFCYVTDNTYFKEEVLQMESAVLNSLKFEMTAPTAKCFLRRFVCVVQATSKVPSMQLECLANYLTELSLLEYSMLRYSPSLVAASATFLAKFILLPLKKPWNSVLKHYTLYQASDLSDCVKALHSLCCNCRNPNLPAIREKYSQHKYKFVAKKYCPPSIPHKYFQELSN, translated from the exons ATGTCGACCCACAACCACGATCCCCCACcatcttcgtcttcgtcttcggCCAAGATGCCCCCGGTTTCGGACAATCCAACCGGGAAGTTAACCGCGGCGGCCAAGAAGCGACCCGCTCTCGCTGACGTCACCAACCAAAGAAATGGCTCTAAGAGTAATTCACGCACCTTGCTCCCTCAGTCCAGGCCTCTG GTGCCATGTGTTGCCAAAATTGCCAAGACCAAGAAGAAAGTTTCTGCTTGCTCAGACAATACAGGCTTCCTTGAGAAAACTTTGCCTTCATCCTTGGGCTTGAAATCAAGTGTCTTTGTTCTGTCAGAGGATAAATGTTTCCCAGGAAGTGATCAATCGGTGGCTAGTGTTGCAGCCGATTCTGCTCCACGCGGCGTGGAAGTCGGTCTTTGTGCTCTGAATAGCATAACTCGTGCTCCCAGAGGCATGGATATTTCTCCAAGTAGCTCAGCTAGTGGCTGCATTTCTTTGGACGAGAGCATGTCTACGTGTGAGTCTTTGAAGAGTCCAGAATTTGAATATATTGACAATGAGGATGCTTCAGCAGTTAGATTGATAGAGAGGAAGACAAGCAACAGTCTCTTCATTTCAGACAATGCAGAAAAAACAG GGAATGTCTGTGAGATAGGTATGCTTGTGGAGATGGAAACATTTGATCAAGTTGTAGATATTGATAACAATGTCATGGACCCTCAATGCTGTGCAACCATTGCTTGTGATATTTATAAGCACTTGCGTGTATCCGAG GCAAATAAAAGCCCATCCACGGACTTCATGGAAAGGATCCAGAAAGACATCAATGCCAGCATGCGTGCTGTACTGATTGACTGGCTTGTGGAG GTTGCTGAAGAGTACCGGCTCCTACCTGATACACTATTTTTGACTGTTAACTATATTGATCGTTATCTTTCTGGCAATGTGGTGAATAGGCAACGGTTGCAATTGCTTGGTGTTGCATGCATGATGATTGCTGC CAAGTATGAGGAGATCTGTGCACCCAGTGTGGACGAGTTCTGTTACGTAACTGATAATACATACTTCAAGGAGGAG GTTTTGCAAATGGAATCTGCTGTGCTGAATTCATTGAAGTTTGAAATGACAGCCCCAACAGCTAAATGTTTTTTGAG GCGATTTGTTTGTGTTGTTCAAGCCACCAGCAAG GTTCCATCAATGCAGCTGGAGTGCTTGGCCAACTACCTCACGGAGTTATCCCTTCTCGAATACAGCATGCTTCGTTATTCTCCATCGCTAGTAGCTGCTTCTGCTACTTTCTTGGCCAAATTTATACTTCTCCCGTTAAAGAAACCCTGG AATTCTGTATTGAAGCATTACACGCTTTACCAAGCTTCTGATTTGAGTGACTGTGTCAAGGCGCTGCATAGCCTGTGCTGTAATTGCAGGAATCCTAATCTACCCGCAATCAGGGAGAAATACAGCCAACATAAG TACAAGTTCGTGGCAAAGAAGTACTGTCCTCCTTCAATACCTCACAAGTATTTCCAAGAACTGAGCAACTAG
- the LOC109008811 gene encoding amino acid permease 3-like has translation MEVVSAGPEGSEGEESAGAARVAFGAVDVRRRVICDWEWVSSFSMGYGPTGMDKWSFGHALLLRCDGEIHVLMYRIVHGLNLFGLTIGDIIASSLSMMALMKFHCFDVNHGKDGCHMNINSFMIAIGFLQVFLSQIPAFDQLWQLFYVEPFLSFIYSTFLIALGIAKISETGEFRGSLTGISIGTVSLFGKGKISRIFLAVGDIAFAYRDYSANTICEVQEKVESPPLGLKKIMKKAIMISSAFMTFMYMLCSCVSYAAFGDHSTPRDLLADLGFGFNNLYNWLLVTANVALVIQCVGAYQVHSRALSDVIEDAVTKRFPAQITREIIIPSFRPYKLNLFRLVWRTIFALTTTLIAMLLPFFNDVVGLIGALGFWPLTVYFPVQMYIEKNKIPKWSTKWILLQIMSVLCLIVSIAAAAGSIAGFVLDLETYKPFKTND, from the exons ATGGAGGTGGTGTCAGCTGGACCTGAAGGATCCGAGGGTGAGGAATCTGCTGGTGCGGCGCGTGTAGCATTTGGAGCCGTTGATGTGCGGCGGCGCGTGAT CTGTGACTGGGAATGGGTTTCTTCCTTTAGCATGGGCTATGGCCCAACTGGGATGGATAAGTGGTCCTTTGGTCATGCTCTTCTTCTTCGCTGTGACG GTGAAATACATGTCCTGATGTACAGAATAGTTCATGGTCTGAACCTTTTTGGACTGACAATAGGGGACATAATAGCATCATCCTTGAGCATGAT GGCACTCATGAAATTTCATTGCTTCGATGTCAACCATGGCAAAGATGGATGCCACATGAATATAAATTCCTTTATGATTGCTATTGGCTTCCTTCAAGTATTTCTCTCTCAAATTCCTGCCTTTGATCAGCTGTGGCAGCTCTTCTATGTCGAACCCTTCCTGTCCTTCATATATTCAACGTTTCTTATTGCTCTTGGCATCGCCAAAATTTCAG AAACTGGGGAGTTTAGGGGTAGCTTGACTGGAATAAGCATCGGTACAGTGTCTCTATTTGGAAAGGGAAAGATATCTAGGATCTTCCTAGCAGTTGGAGATATAGCTTTTGCATATCGTGATTACTCCGCCAACACCATTTGTGAAGTTCAG GAAAAAGTTGAATCCCCACCATTGGGGttgaagaaaatcatgaagaagGCCATTATGATTAGCTCTGCCTTCATGACCTTTATGTACATGCTTTGTAGCTGTGTGAGTTATGCTGCTTTTGGAGATCACAGCACCCCTAGAGACCTCCTCGCTGATTTGGGTTTCGGTTTCAATAACCTATATAATTGGCTGCTTGTCACAGCAAATGTTGCCTTGGTCATCCAGTGTGTTGGTGCATACCAAGTTCATTCTCGTGCACTCTCTGATGTGATTGAGGATGCCGTGACAAAAAGATTTCCTGCCCAGATCACCAGAGAGATCATAATCCCGAGTTTCCGCCCCTACAAACTCAACCTCTTCCGATTGGTTTGGAGAACAATCTTTGCGCTCACAACCACTCTCATAGCAATGCTTCTGCCGTTCTTCAACGACGTGGTTGGACTTATTGGAGCTTTAGGGTTTTGGCCTCTCACAGTTTACTTCCCTGTGCAGATGTATATAGAGAAAAACAAGATACCAAAGTGGAGCACTAAATGGATTCTCCTTCAAATCATGAGCGTCTTGTGCCTCATCGTCTCCATAGCTGCAGCAGCGGGCTCCATTGCTGGGTTTGTTCTTGATCTGGAGACTTACAAGCCCTTCAAGACAAACGACTAG
- the LOC109008893 gene encoding replication factor C subunit 2 yields the protein MAPVLQSSQQWVEKYRPKQVKDVAHQEEVVRVLTNTLETSNCPHMLFYGPPGTGKTTTALAIAHQLFGPELYKSRVLELNASDDRGINVVRTKIKDFAAVAVGSGQRQGGYPCPPFKIIILDEADSMTEDAQNALRRTMETYSKVTRFFFICNYISRIIEPLASRCAKFRFKPLSEEIMSSRILHICKEERLNLDAEALSTLSSISQGDLRRAITYLQSAARLFGSSISSKDLISVSGVIPQEIVKAFLVTCKSGNFDVANKEVNDIIAEGYPVSQMLYQLLELVVEADDVSDEQKARICKKLAEADKCLVDGADEYLQLLDVASNTMRALCNMPQEFSYEC from the exons atggcgCCAGTATTGCAAAGCTCTCAGCAATGGGTCGAAAAATA TCGGCCAAAACAAGTGAAAGATGTAGCACACCAGGAGGAGGTGGTTCGGGTCCTCACAAACACCCTCGAAACCAGCAAT TGCCCGCACATGCTCTTCTACGGCCCACCGGGCACTGGAAAGACCACCACCGCGCTTGCCATTGCCCACCAGCTCTTTGG GCCTGAGCTCTACAAGTCTAGGGTGCTGGAGCTGAATGCGAGTGATGACCGTGGCATAAACGTTGTTAGAACAAAGATCAAAGATTTTGCTGCCGTGGCTGTTGGTTCTGGTCAGCGTCAAGG AGGTTATCCATGTCCACCATTCAAGATCATCATTCTAGATGAGGCAGATTCAATGACCGAAGATGCTCAG AATGCCCTGAGGCGTACTATGGAAACTTACTCCAAAGttacaagattttttttcatctgTAATTACATCAGCAG GATCATAGAACCACTTGCTTCAAGGTGTGCAAAGTTCAGGTTCAAACCACTTTCAGAAGAAATCATGAGCAGTCGAATATTGCATATTTGCAAAGAAGAACGTCTCAATCTGGATGCCGAG GCTCTTTCAACCTTGAGTTCTATTTCACAAGGTGATCTTCGTCGGGCTATTACGTACTTACAG TCAGCTGCGCGATTATTTGGATCATCCATTTCTTCGAAGGATCTGATTAGTGTGTCTGGG GTCATTCCACAAGAGATTGTCAAGGCATTCCTTGTAACTTGTAAGAGCGGTAACTTTGATGTGGCAAACAAGgaagtcaatgatataattgcaGAGGGATATCCGGTCTCTCAGATGCTTTACCAG TTACTTGAGCTGGTTGTTGAGGCAGATGACGTATCAGATGAACAGAAGGCCAGAATTTGCAAGAAATTGGCTGAAGCAGATAAG TGTCTCGTTGATGGTGCAGACGAGTACCTGCAGCTGCTGGATGTAGCTAGCAATACAATGCGAGCTCTTTGTAACATGCCGCAAGAATTTTCTTACGAGTGCTAG